TGGATACAACAAAGCGTGTTCCCATTTGAACCGCTTCTGCACCAAGCATCAATGCAGCCATCAATCCTCTTCCATCTGCAATACCACCTGCAGCAATTACAGGAATACTCACTGCATCCACAATCTGCGGCACAAGTGTCATAGTGGTCGCTTCACCAATATGTCCACCAGACTCTGTTCCCTCAGCCACAACAGCGTCGGCACCACATTTTTCCATTCTTCTTGCCAATGCAACAGATGCAACTACAGGAATAACTTTAATTCCTGCTTCCTTCCACATTTGCATATATTTCTCAGGAGATCCTGCACCTGTTGTCACTACCTTGATTCCTTCTTCGACAACAACCTTTGCCACATCATCCGCATGTGGTGAAAGCAGCATAACATTTACACCAAATGGCTTATCTGTCAATGCCCTTGCCTTTCTGATTTCATCTCTAATCACTTCTCCTGGTGCATTTGCTCCTCCAATTAAGCCAAGACCACCGGCATTAGAAACTGCTGCTGCAAGGTGATGCTCTGCAACCCATGCCATTCCGCCCTGAATAATCGGATATTCGATTCCAAGTAATTCTGTAATTCTGGTTTTCATATTGATTAACTCCTCAAGCTTATTGGTTATTAGATTTCTACTCCCTTGGCCTTAAGATAATCTACAACTGCACCTACAGTTGTGATCTTCTCCAAATCCTCTGAAGGAATCTCCACACCATACTCGTCCTCTAAAGACATTACCATCTCAAAAAGGTCAAGTGAATCTGCACCGAGATCATCCTTAAAGTTAGCCTCCAAAGTAACCTGATCCTCGCTAATGTTTAACTGGCTGGCAATAATTGACTTAATCTTCTCTGACATTTTCTTTCTCCTTTAAATAAAAAATTAGTATTTTATTACAGTCGCACCCCAGGTGAGACCGGCCCCAAAACCGGAGAGAACCAAGACATCGCCCTTTTGAATTCGGCCACTTCTTATCTCCTCATCCAGTAGAATTGCTACACTCGCTCCAGAGGTATTTCCCACTTTGGATAAATTCATTGGGAATTTCTCCATAGCTTCCTCTAGTTTTTTTGCCACTGATTGGATAATCCGCTCATTGGCCTGATGCAAAATATACCAATCAACTTCCTTTTTTGTGATCTTCGCTCTTTCTAA
This region of Lachnospiraceae bacterium oral taxon 096 genomic DNA includes:
- the fabK gene encoding enoyl-[acyl-carrier-protein] reductase FabK, with the translated sequence MKTRITELLGIEYPIIQGGMAWVAEHHLAAAVSNAGGLGLIGGANAPGEVIRDEIRKARALTDKPFGVNVMLLSPHADDVAKVVVEEGIKVVTTGAGSPEKYMQMWKEAGIKVIPVVASVALARRMEKCGADAVVAEGTESGGHIGEATTMTLVPQIVDAVSIPVIAAGGIADGRGLMAALMLGAEAVQMGTRFVVSKESIVHEAYKQRVIAAKDIDSSVTGRSHGHPVRCLRNAMTREYAKLEAEGKSFEELEYLTLGALRKAVQEGDVTNGTVMAGQIAGLVKKEETCKEMIDSIISQAEELIKNITKFA
- the acpP gene encoding acyl carrier protein → MSEKIKSIIASQLNISEDQVTLEANFKDDLGADSLDLFEMVMSLEDEYGVEIPSEDLEKITTVGAVVDYLKAKGVEI